The proteins below are encoded in one region of Alkalidesulfovibrio alkalitolerans DSM 16529:
- a CDS encoding NIL domain-containing protein produces the protein MNATYRKIVYLTFPPGQSSQPVVCNLARNFDLVFNILKAQITPRQEGFMTLEIMGTEEGYRKGTDYLHNQGIKVTPVAQKISRDEESCLHCGMCTALCTTKALAVDPQSRTVVFDAEKCSGCGLCVKVCPVRAMEVDMENGALQ, from the coding sequence ATGAACGCAACCTATCGCAAAATCGTCTATCTGACTTTTCCTCCCGGCCAATCGAGCCAGCCGGTGGTCTGTAATCTGGCGCGCAATTTCGATCTGGTTTTTAATATCCTCAAGGCCCAGATCACCCCTCGTCAGGAAGGATTCATGACCCTCGAAATCATGGGGACCGAGGAGGGATACCGCAAGGGCACGGATTATCTGCACAACCAAGGCATCAAAGTCACGCCCGTGGCCCAAAAGATATCGCGGGACGAGGAGTCTTGCCTGCATTGCGGCATGTGTACCGCCCTGTGCACGACCAAGGCCTTGGCGGTCGATCCCCAAAGCCGCACCGTGGTCTTCGATGCGGAGAAATGCTCGGGCTGCGGCTTGTGCGTCAAGGTCTGCCCGGTGCGGGCCATGGAAGTGGACATGGAAAACGGGGCACTCCAGTAG
- a CDS encoding protein phosphatase CheZ: protein MDANEKFIATLLDKVSDRIAADLRHSVALSVEKEIQKNISRMLLEGEFFRHLSTDLQDGLKRIYKEINTATRQDGAAAPVQATRERTGELLHETSDQLDQILTTTEEATVQIMDIVERQMETQAAMAEKLAGLLDGEPRPDALAEVAAANEVLGQDLMTIMTALSFQDLTGQRIKRVIAAVKQIESITFDLFVSTGLKIKAKEQNPEKDMVQLDAEARQRVSTLKGPQNESSQADVDDLMAQLGLE, encoded by the coding sequence ATGGACGCCAACGAAAAATTCATCGCTACCCTTCTGGACAAGGTTTCCGACCGCATCGCCGCCGACCTGCGCCACTCCGTGGCGCTTTCCGTGGAGAAAGAGATCCAGAAAAACATCTCTCGCATGCTCCTCGAAGGCGAATTCTTCCGCCATCTCTCCACCGATCTACAGGACGGACTGAAGCGCATCTACAAGGAGATCAACACCGCCACGCGCCAGGATGGCGCAGCGGCTCCTGTCCAGGCCACACGCGAGCGCACGGGCGAGCTGCTGCACGAGACCTCGGATCAGCTCGACCAGATCCTGACAACCACGGAAGAGGCCACGGTCCAGATCATGGACATCGTGGAGCGGCAGATGGAGACGCAGGCCGCCATGGCCGAGAAGCTCGCCGGACTTTTGGACGGCGAGCCCCGCCCCGACGCTCTGGCCGAGGTGGCTGCAGCCAACGAAGTACTGGGACAGGACCTGATGACCATCATGACCGCCCTCTCCTTCCAGGATCTGACCGGGCAGCGCATCAAGCGGGTCATCGCGGCCGTGAAGCAGATCGAAAGCATCACCTTTGACCTCTTCGTCAGCACGGGACTGAAGATCAAAGCCAAGGAGCAGAATCCCGAAAAGGACATGGTGCAGCTCGACGCCGAAGCCAGGCAGCGCGTGTCCACGCTCAAGGGACCGCAAAACGAAAGCAGCCAGGCCGACGTGGACGACCTCATGGCCCAGCTCGGCCTGGAGTAG
- the nadA gene encoding quinolinate synthase NadA has product MSDMETELSAAQRIAQVRDVLGSRLTIMAHHYQNDNVVRHADVVGDSLELARRIPDLKTEFIMFCGVYFMAETAAILARHFQKVRIPDLDADCIMAAMAPASRVRALLAHLASTGKRVVPLTYVNSSAAVKAVVGELGGAVCTSANAEAMTRWALEQGDAVCFLPDKNLAMNVADRLRLPENERLLLDVRGDGRNVDMKAAANVRLFVWPGMCAIHHRMRPEHVEAARRDHPGCLVVVHPECRPEVVRMCDAAGSTRRIIEFCEQAPQGSTIFVGTEINLVKRLAALHAPGKRIVPLIESACENMGKITEEKLAFCLEKLLTSCKVSVPEDQAKLAKLAVDRMLEAGA; this is encoded by the coding sequence ATGAGCGACATGGAGACTGAACTCAGCGCGGCCCAGCGGATCGCCCAGGTGCGGGACGTGCTGGGGTCGCGGCTGACCATCATGGCCCATCACTACCAAAACGACAACGTGGTGCGGCACGCGGACGTGGTCGGCGACTCCCTGGAACTCGCACGGCGCATTCCAGACCTGAAGACCGAGTTCATCATGTTCTGCGGCGTCTATTTCATGGCCGAAACCGCCGCGATCCTGGCGCGGCATTTCCAGAAAGTCCGCATTCCCGACCTCGACGCCGACTGCATAATGGCCGCCATGGCCCCGGCCTCGCGGGTGCGCGCCCTGCTGGCCCATCTCGCCTCAACCGGAAAGCGCGTCGTACCGCTGACCTACGTCAACTCCTCGGCCGCCGTGAAGGCTGTGGTGGGTGAACTCGGCGGCGCGGTCTGCACCTCGGCCAACGCCGAGGCCATGACGCGCTGGGCGCTCGAACAAGGTGACGCTGTCTGCTTCCTGCCGGACAAGAACCTGGCCATGAACGTCGCCGACAGGCTCAGGCTTCCCGAAAACGAGCGTCTGTTGCTCGACGTACGCGGCGACGGCCGCAACGTGGACATGAAAGCGGCCGCCAATGTCAGACTCTTCGTCTGGCCCGGCATGTGCGCCATCCACCACCGCATGCGGCCCGAGCATGTCGAGGCCGCGCGGCGCGATCATCCCGGCTGCCTGGTCGTGGTCCACCCCGAATGCCGCCCCGAGGTGGTCCGCATGTGCGACGCAGCAGGCTCCACACGGCGCATCATCGAGTTTTGCGAACAGGCCCCGCAGGGTTCGACCATCTTCGTCGGCACCGAGATCAACCTCGTCAAACGCTTGGCCGCTCTCCACGCGCCCGGCAAGCGTATCGTGCCGCTGATCGAAAGCGCCTGCGAAAACATGGGGAAGATCACCGAGGAAAAGCTCGCCTTCTGCCTGGAGAAACTTTTGACCTCCTGCAAGGTCAGTGTGCCCGAAGATCAGGCCAAGCTCGCCAAACTGGCGGTGGATCGCATGCTGGAGGCCGGAGCGTGA
- the nadC gene encoding carboxylating nicotinate-nucleotide diphosphorylase has product MSQSLFDAFFQGRARAFLLRSITAALDEDGPDLTSKALFVSGELLAAEIVAKERLIIAGLPILPLVLDVLGNACDNDFRVRLEANDGDVARPGQRLALIEGPAAPLLKAERVMLNFLCHLSGIASLTRRYVDALGESPTRLLDTRKTTPGLRHAEKYAVRVGGALNHRLDLSEMLMLKDTHLDRAGSIREAVATLRKAYSPCPPVIVECRTPDEVREAVAAGADQVLLDNMDPQTISTALAVTPPGVRTEISGGVSLDNIGVLGGLGADFISVGRLTHSAPASDISMRVVRESKQERYR; this is encoded by the coding sequence ATGTCACAATCCCTTTTCGACGCTTTCTTCCAAGGGCGCGCACGCGCCTTTCTCTTGCGCTCCATCACGGCCGCCCTGGACGAGGATGGCCCGGACCTGACCAGCAAGGCGCTCTTCGTCTCGGGCGAATTGCTCGCAGCCGAAATCGTCGCCAAGGAACGCCTGATCATCGCGGGCCTGCCGATCCTTCCCCTGGTACTCGATGTCCTGGGCAACGCCTGCGACAACGACTTCCGCGTGCGTCTGGAAGCCAACGACGGCGATGTCGCACGCCCGGGGCAGCGTCTGGCATTGATCGAAGGTCCAGCCGCGCCGCTTCTCAAAGCGGAACGGGTGATGCTCAACTTCCTGTGCCACTTGAGCGGCATCGCCAGCCTCACCCGGCGCTACGTGGATGCACTCGGCGAATCCCCCACCCGGCTTCTGGACACCCGGAAGACCACGCCGGGTCTGCGCCACGCCGAAAAGTACGCCGTGCGCGTGGGCGGCGCGCTGAATCATCGCCTGGATCTTTCCGAGATGCTGATGCTCAAAGACACCCACCTCGATCGAGCCGGGAGCATCCGCGAGGCCGTGGCCACCCTGCGCAAGGCGTATTCCCCCTGTCCGCCCGTGATCGTGGAATGCCGCACCCCAGACGAGGTGCGAGAGGCCGTTGCGGCCGGAGCCGATCAGGTGCTCCTCGACAACATGGACCCCCAGACCATTTCAACCGCCCTTGCCGTGACGCCCCCAGGCGTGCGCACGGAGATAAGCGGCGGAGTCTCCCTCGACAACATCGGAGTCCTCGGCGGGCTCGGCGCGGACTTCATCTCCGTGGGACGCCTCACCCATTCGGCTCCGGCTTCAGACATAAGCATGCGCGTGGTGCGCGAGAGCAAACAGGAGCGCTATCGATGA
- a CDS encoding PilZ domain-containing protein — protein sequence MGDEKRTFSRVETGVRVYMRRVPEDSGFATGFDCPGCDTDTSDALKKSNLPEGVTDFLLDLNRKLDILISLSSRKMIQDDYPIQGSVSEISGAGVKCHARERFSPGDHVEIVLVLSAFPLRMASAIAKVVRLERGGKDPVWAMEFTRVRDPDLEQIVQFVFKEQRARIREQKWADR from the coding sequence ATGGGAGACGAGAAGAGGACCTTTTCCCGCGTCGAGACCGGCGTCAGGGTCTATATGCGGCGTGTGCCCGAAGATTCGGGATTCGCCACGGGCTTCGACTGTCCCGGCTGCGACACCGACACCAGCGACGCGCTGAAGAAGTCCAATCTCCCCGAAGGAGTCACGGACTTTCTCCTGGACCTCAACCGCAAGCTGGACATTCTCATCAGCCTCAGTTCCCGCAAGATGATCCAGGACGACTATCCCATCCAAGGGTCGGTCTCCGAGATCAGCGGGGCTGGGGTCAAATGCCACGCCCGCGAACGCTTCTCGCCCGGCGACCACGTCGAGATCGTGCTCGTCCTGAGTGCCTTTCCGCTACGCATGGCCAGCGCCATCGCCAAGGTGGTGCGCCTGGAGCGGGGCGGGAAAGATCCTGTATGGGCCATGGAATTCACTCGCGTCCGCGACCCCGACCTGGAGCAGATCGTCCAGTTCGTGTTCAAGGAACAACGCGCCCGCATCCGCGAACAAAAATGGGCCGACCGCTAA
- the nadB gene encoding L-aspartate oxidase: protein MSSRRTFSVLVIGAGIAGATCALTLADLGVEVVLLTAANSVIDNNTALAQGGIVYKNGEGDEQALIRDVMTAGWRHNNARAVRFMAKRGPAAVEDVLLHRAPVPFHRTPDGELALTREGGHSRQRILHCADFTGKAIMESLAAAIQASPNITVLTGRTAIDLVTTHHHCRHLDYRYSLENRCAGAYVLDAASGQVETLLADMTVLATGGAGQIYLHTTNTEESIGSGLAMAYRAGAWTMNSEFIQFHPTALFQKAKRRFLISEAVRGEGARLVNADGEAFMPRYDSRADLAPRDIVTRAIMDEMLRTGHPCVYLDAANYVNMDMTKRFPTIHARCLEIGIDMTRQPIPVVPAAHYSCGGVLTDERGRTTLKRLYAVGECACTGVHGANRLASTSLLEGVLWGRECGQEIARALSHTKRMPPKLADSIPDWDSPGNNRNEDPALIAQDWAALRHTMWNYVGIARSTARLKRAVTDINNQYHQVQKFYRETPVSKAIVDLFHGCQTSYIITTAALRNVKSLGCHYRVE, encoded by the coding sequence GTGAGCAGCCGCCGCACCTTCTCGGTGCTGGTCATCGGCGCCGGCATCGCCGGGGCGACATGCGCCCTGACCCTGGCCGATCTCGGCGTCGAAGTGGTCCTGCTCACGGCTGCGAACAGCGTTATCGACAACAACACCGCCCTTGCCCAAGGCGGCATCGTCTACAAAAACGGCGAGGGCGACGAGCAGGCCCTGATCCGCGACGTGATGACCGCCGGATGGCGGCACAACAACGCACGGGCCGTCCGCTTCATGGCCAAAAGGGGTCCCGCCGCCGTCGAAGATGTCCTGCTTCACCGCGCCCCGGTGCCTTTTCACCGCACACCTGACGGCGAACTGGCCCTGACGCGCGAAGGCGGCCATTCGCGGCAGCGCATCCTGCATTGCGCCGACTTCACGGGCAAGGCGATCATGGAATCCCTTGCCGCCGCGATCCAAGCCTCGCCCAACATAACCGTGCTCACCGGCCGCACGGCCATCGACCTCGTGACCACGCACCACCACTGCCGCCATCTCGACTACCGCTACTCGCTCGAAAATCGGTGCGCCGGGGCCTATGTGCTCGACGCGGCCAGCGGGCAGGTGGAGACCTTGCTGGCTGACATGACCGTGCTGGCCACGGGCGGCGCGGGGCAGATATATCTGCACACCACGAATACCGAAGAGTCAATTGGCTCGGGTCTGGCCATGGCCTACCGCGCCGGGGCCTGGACCATGAACAGCGAGTTCATCCAATTCCACCCCACGGCGCTTTTCCAGAAGGCCAAACGCCGCTTCCTCATCTCCGAAGCCGTGCGCGGCGAGGGTGCGAGGCTCGTCAACGCGGACGGCGAGGCCTTCATGCCCCGTTACGACTCCAGGGCGGACCTGGCCCCGCGCGACATCGTCACCCGGGCGATCATGGATGAAATGCTGCGCACTGGGCACCCGTGCGTTTATCTCGACGCGGCGAATTACGTGAACATGGACATGACCAAGCGTTTTCCGACCATCCACGCCCGCTGTCTCGAAATCGGCATCGACATGACGCGCCAGCCAATCCCTGTGGTTCCTGCCGCCCACTACTCCTGCGGCGGGGTGCTCACGGACGAACGCGGCCGTACCACGCTCAAGCGACTTTACGCGGTGGGCGAATGCGCCTGCACGGGCGTGCACGGAGCAAACCGGCTGGCCAGCACCTCATTGCTCGAAGGCGTCCTGTGGGGGCGCGAATGCGGCCAGGAAATCGCCCGCGCGCTCTCGCACACCAAGCGCATGCCTCCCAAGCTGGCGGATTCCATCCCCGACTGGGACAGTCCCGGCAACAACCGCAACGAGGACCCCGCGCTCATCGCGCAGGACTGGGCCGCACTGCGACACACTATGTGGAATTACGTCGGCATCGCCCGCTCCACGGCTCGGCTCAAACGTGCGGTCACCGACATCAACAACCAGTATCACCAGGTCCAGAAATTCTATCGCGAAACCCCCGTCTCCAAGGCTATCGTGGACCTTTTCCACGGTTGCCAGACATCCTACATCATCACCACTGCCGCCTTGCGCAACGTAAAGAGCCTGGGCTGCCACTATCGGGTGGAATGA
- a CDS encoding PLDc N-terminal domain-containing protein: MTILGVTMPMQAWYGIIGVVGVFVAMTWWSLRDAFAREFASTNEKMLWIQLVTIIPFLGVLAYIAIGRKRGRKNA, translated from the coding sequence ATGACTATTCTCGGAGTCACCATGCCCATGCAGGCATGGTACGGCATCATCGGCGTGGTCGGCGTCTTCGTGGCCATGACCTGGTGGTCGCTGCGCGACGCCTTTGCCCGGGAGTTCGCATCCACCAACGAAAAGATGTTGTGGATCCAACTCGTCACCATCATCCCCTTTCTTGGCGTTCTGGCCTACATTGCAATCGGCCGGAAGCGCGGGAGGAAAAACGCATGA
- the ybgF gene encoding tol-pal system protein YbgF, which translates to MTTCTRGPIGLGLCILLLAAPGCVVSKSEVQTLQSQVYMQGRRIDEMRDKLDEMDSQLAALSEVRTSQANMHAEIEELKSRLSAIQGDVQTITHHGGPRDTQAAITQLREEVDAIRLALSTQLALDIEGLDAASTPKTASDGAAVDEPQKPLDTSPEAQAKTLYDKALDQFKSREYARAQSLWAEFVTAYPKHSLVANALFWQGEAFYQMQDYSRAVLAYEEVIAKHPKSSKYPSALLKQGMSFYRLGNQKAGKLVLDDLIKQFPNSAEARRAKGIIEENR; encoded by the coding sequence ATGACGACTTGCACACGCGGGCCGATAGGCCTTGGACTTTGTATCCTGCTGCTCGCGGCCCCCGGCTGCGTGGTCAGCAAATCAGAAGTCCAAACCCTTCAATCCCAAGTATACATGCAAGGCAGGCGTATCGACGAAATGCGCGACAAGCTCGATGAAATGGACAGCCAGCTTGCGGCGCTGTCCGAGGTGCGCACGAGCCAGGCCAACATGCATGCCGAAATCGAGGAATTGAAATCGCGCCTTTCGGCCATCCAGGGCGACGTGCAGACCATCACCCATCATGGCGGCCCCAGGGACACCCAGGCCGCCATCACCCAACTCCGTGAAGAGGTGGATGCCATCCGCCTTGCGCTCTCCACCCAGCTTGCCCTGGATATCGAGGGACTCGACGCCGCTTCGACGCCCAAAACCGCGTCTGATGGCGCGGCCGTGGACGAACCGCAAAAACCCCTGGACACCTCTCCCGAGGCACAGGCCAAGACGCTCTACGACAAGGCCTTGGATCAGTTCAAAAGCCGCGAATACGCGCGCGCCCAATCACTGTGGGCTGAATTCGTCACGGCCTATCCCAAACATTCCCTGGTCGCCAACGCGCTGTTCTGGCAGGGCGAGGCATTCTACCAGATGCAGGACTACTCACGGGCTGTGCTGGCGTACGAAGAGGTCATCGCCAAGCATCCCAAAAGCAGCAAATACCCCTCCGCGTTGCTCAAGCAAGGCATGTCTTTCTACCGACTTGGCAACCAGAAGGCTGGCAAGCTCGTGCTTGACGACCTCATCAAGCAATTCCCCAATTCTGCCGAAGCCCGTAGGGCCAAAGGCATCATCGAAGAGAACAGGTAG
- the mgtE gene encoding magnesium transporter: MQESEHQDSQEQRDLTPPSSEGAARAIEEEHPADIALRLEELEFEDQLRIIRSMAPGDAADSVAEMERHERVELLERLDPRHAAALVSEMSPDDAADILEELKDEHALNILGRVPKEDAAEIRNLMTYDPDTAGGVMNTEIVILDERLTADQAIQVIRTEIKDKEVPYYAYLVDAQERLTGVLSMRDLLLAPAGEMLMDMAKNQVLVSVTFDVDREEVAHLISKYSFLGIPVVDYEDRLLGVVTYDDVIDIIHEEATEDMQKMVGAGSDETVDSPWTYSIRKRLPWLFVNMLNSAVAAYVVHLFEGSIAEMAILAVLMPMVANQAGNTGQQALAVMIRQMAVDKLDRKKCWYAVFREIKIGLVNGIFVSLIALAAVFLLTGKGLLACVMATALLLDMLVGSLAGAGIPLILKKLGRDPAQASSIFLTTLTDSLGFFFFLGLAQVFLIAR, from the coding sequence ATGCAGGAAAGTGAACATCAGGATTCCCAAGAGCAGCGCGACCTCACGCCTCCTTCCTCCGAAGGCGCGGCGCGCGCCATCGAGGAAGAGCATCCGGCGGACATCGCCTTGCGCCTTGAAGAGCTTGAATTCGAGGACCAGCTGCGCATCATCCGGTCCATGGCCCCTGGGGACGCGGCCGATTCCGTGGCCGAGATGGAGCGCCACGAGCGAGTCGAGCTTCTTGAGCGTCTGGACCCACGTCATGCGGCCGCGCTTGTGTCCGAGATGTCGCCCGACGATGCGGCGGACATCCTGGAAGAGCTTAAGGACGAGCACGCCTTGAACATCCTCGGCCGCGTGCCCAAGGAGGACGCAGCCGAGATCCGCAACCTCATGACATACGACCCGGACACCGCGGGTGGCGTCATGAACACCGAGATCGTCATCCTGGACGAGCGCCTGACCGCGGATCAGGCCATCCAGGTCATTCGCACCGAGATCAAGGACAAGGAAGTTCCGTACTACGCCTACCTGGTGGACGCCCAGGAGCGGCTTACGGGCGTTTTGTCCATGCGCGACCTGCTCTTGGCCCCGGCCGGGGAAATGCTCATGGACATGGCCAAGAACCAGGTGTTGGTCTCCGTGACTTTTGACGTGGATAGAGAGGAGGTGGCCCACCTCATCTCGAAGTACAGCTTTTTGGGCATTCCCGTGGTTGATTACGAGGACAGGCTGCTTGGCGTTGTCACTTACGACGACGTCATCGACATCATCCACGAGGAAGCCACTGAAGACATGCAGAAGATGGTGGGCGCGGGCTCGGACGAAACCGTGGACAGCCCATGGACCTATTCCATCCGAAAGCGCCTTCCCTGGCTCTTCGTCAACATGCTCAACTCCGCCGTGGCCGCCTATGTGGTGCATCTTTTCGAGGGCTCGATCGCCGAGATGGCCATTCTGGCGGTGCTCATGCCCATGGTGGCCAACCAGGCAGGCAATACCGGACAGCAAGCGCTGGCGGTCATGATCCGGCAAATGGCCGTGGACAAACTCGACCGCAAGAAATGCTGGTACGCGGTCTTCCGTGAGATCAAGATCGGGCTAGTGAACGGTATCTTCGTCTCGTTGATCGCGCTTGCGGCGGTCTTCCTGCTGACGGGTAAGGGCCTGCTCGCTTGTGTCATGGCCACGGCGCTTCTGCTCGACATGCTCGTCGGTTCGCTGGCGGGGGCGGGGATTCCGTTGATCCTCAAGAAGTTAGGCCGGGATCCTGCCCAGGCGTCGAGCATTTTCCTGACGACGCTCACGGACTCGCTGGGTTTCTTTTTCTTTCTGGGGCTGGCCCAGGTCTTCCTCATCGCGCGCTGA
- the lspA gene encoding signal peptidase II, with protein MRKRFKTAGLLALGVLVLDQITKALVLENIQPWERITVIPGFFDLVNVANRGAAFGFLNRPDLAWPSMVFGAVSILAAGLILWMLYTARDDERVYVASLGLVLGGAMGNLIDRLRFGFVVDFVDLYVGDWHWPAFNVADAAICVGAAGLVWHVLTDGRRRKDS; from the coding sequence ATGCGCAAACGCTTCAAGACCGCCGGCCTCCTTGCCCTGGGCGTTCTGGTCCTCGACCAGATCACCAAGGCGCTGGTCCTGGAGAACATTCAACCCTGGGAGCGGATCACCGTGATCCCGGGTTTCTTCGATCTGGTCAACGTGGCCAATCGGGGCGCGGCCTTCGGTTTCCTGAACCGTCCGGACCTCGCCTGGCCGAGCATGGTCTTCGGGGCAGTGTCGATCCTTGCCGCCGGCCTCATACTTTGGATGCTTTACACCGCGCGGGACGACGAACGCGTCTATGTCGCCTCGCTCGGGCTCGTGCTCGGCGGGGCCATGGGCAACCTGATCGACCGGCTGCGCTTCGGCTTCGTCGTGGATTTCGTCGACCTGTACGTCGGCGACTGGCACTGGCCTGCCTTCAATGTCGCCGATGCGGCCATCTGCGTGGGCGCGGCAGGTCTGGTCTGGCACGTCCTGACAGACGGACGGCGGCGAAAGGATTCCTGA